CTCCTCGCCCGTCTGGGCGATGCCACCGATTGCTACCGACTGATGCACGGGATCGCCGAAGGCCACCCCGGTCTCGCGATCGATCGCTATGGGCCCATTCTGCTCCTGCAGACGTGGCGCGAGGGTCTCGGGTCTCACGAGATCGAGAGCCTTCGTCGCGTGGCGGAACGCGCGCTGTCCGTGCCTCTCGTGCCGGTTTGGAACCACCGCAACAAGAGTCGACGCGAGCCGTTTTCTGCCTACCACTCCCCCGAGGTTCCCGTTGAGCCGACGGCGTGCGAGCTCGGGCTTCGGTACGACGTGCGACCCCGCCATCGGGGATTGGATCCCTTGCTGTTTCTCGATGGCCGGGCCGCTCGTCGTTTGCTGCTGCGAGAAGCGCATGGCAAGACCGTGTTGAACCTGTTCGCCTACACCTGTGCTCTGGGCCTCGTGGCCGCGTCGGCGGGAGCAACGGAAACCTGGAACGTGGACTTCTCACGATCGGCGCTTCGCGTCGGCGAGAGAAACGCGATTTTGAACCGCTTGGGCGAGAGCTCCATGCGGGTCATCAACGAGGACGTCTTCCCGATCGTCCGCCAGCTGGCGGGAATGCCGGTGCGAGCGAGACGCGGGAGACCACGGGATTTCGTGCGAGTCGAGCCCCGGGTGTTCGACATCGTCGTACTCGATCCGCCGCGGTGGTCGAAAGGCCGGTTCGGGGCCGTGGACGTCGTCCGCGATTACCCGGGCTTATTCAAACCGGCCGTGCTCGCGACGCGACCGGGCGGTCGCGTCCTCGCGACCAATCACGCCCCCGGCGTTGACCTTTCCGACTGGCGTCGCGTTGTCCTGCGTACGGCGGAAAAATGCGGGCGGCCCGTTCGCGATCTCGAGATCATCGAGCCCGAAGAGGACTTCCCCTCGTTCGATGGCGCGCCCCCTCTCAAGATGGCCTGGATCGAGGTCTGACTTCGTCCGGCTCCGACGCTAGTCGGCGCGGAGCGCCGTGAGAGGATCGATGGCCGTGGCGCGCCGGGCGGCCCACGACGACGCGATGGCGGCAACCCCCAGCATCAAGATCGACACCGTGGCGAGGGTGAGGGGATCGTGGGGCTCGACCTCGAAGAGGAACTCCTGCAGCCGACGCATTGAGATGAGCGACGATCCCAGGCCCAAGGAAAGTCCGGCGACGGCCAGCACGATTCCCTCGCGCAGCACCATGACCTGGATTCGGAGGGGGGAAGCGCCGAGAGCGAGGCGTACGCCCAGCTCGTGGGTTCGGGCAGAGACCTCGAGCATGAGTGTTCCAGAAAGCCCGAAAGCGGCGATGAGGAGCGCGAGCGCGGCGAAGAGCGCAAGGAGGCTGCTCATGAGCTTCGGTGGCGTCAGGTCCTGGTGGCGAGCTTCCTCGAGGGTCTGAATGTGTGAGACCGCTTGACCCGGATCCAAACTGTGAACGATGCCTTTGAGCTCCTCGACGAGGGGTCTCGGATCGGTCTTCGCACGTACGACGAGATTCGCGACGCGTAGGGGAGCTTGCGCGATCGGCACGTAGACGGAGGACGAAGGGTCGGTGTCGAGATCGTAGTGCCGGATGTCGCCCACCACACCGACGACAGTGTGCCAGAGGCCGTCTGGCCCGGAAACTCGGCGACCGAGGGGATCTTCGCCGGGCCACAGGCGGCGCGCCGCGGTCAGGTTCAGGATCGCGACCAGAGGGGCGGTGTTGTCGTCGTCACGCGAGAAGCCTCGTCCCAGGACCAGGGGAGCGCCGATGGTCTCGAAGTAGCCCTCACTCACGGAGTGGACGTCCACCATCGGCTCGACTCCGCCTCGATCGTGCCGGCATCCTTCTACGTTGACGAGCGTGGTCGCGGGTTCACCGGTCGAATCGAGAGGGACCGTTCGACCGACCGCGACGCTGACGACACCGGCGTGCTCGCTGACTCGGTCGAGCAGGCTGCGGTGGAAATCACGGATGCGGTCGCGGTCATAGCGAGACCAGTCCAGGTCGAGCAGCATCCCCAGAACTCTCTGGGGACGATAGCCGGCGTCCACGCGTTCGAGGCTGGCCAGGCTTCGCAGCATCAAGCCCGCGCCGACGAGCAGAGTGAGCGACAGCGCAAGCTCGGCTACCACGAGAATGGCACGCAGGGTCCGTGCTCGATGGACGGTCGTGCTCGATCGGTCCTGCCGCGGGGGTCGGATCGCGAGAGCAGGCAACACGCCCGATGCAGCCCCGGTAGCGAAAGAAAGCGCGAGCGCGAACGACAGGACGTTACCATCGAGCCCGATCTCGGAAGCTCGCGGGCTGAGACGAGAGGCGAAACCCACGAGGAGATCCAGGCCGAGCCAGGCGAGAACGACGCCGAGCGCACCTCCGGCGAGAGACAGCATCGTGCTCTCCGCCAACAGCTGGCAGACGATCCGTCCCCGGCTCGCCCCGATTGCCGAGCGCAGGTCGAGCTCGGCTTTTCTCCTCAAAAGGCGTGAGAGGTGGATGTTCGCCACGTTGGCGCAGGCGATGAGCAGAACGAAGCCCGCGGTTGCGAGAAGCAGGAGAAACGTCGGCCTCGCTCGTAGCGTCAGCTCGTCTTTCAGAAGCCTTGCCTCGATCGCGTGTCCCCGAGAATCCGGGTAGGCGAGAGGATTCGCCCGTCGCTGTTCCGCGGCGATCGCGGCGAGGTCGCGTCGAACCTCCGCGAGCGTCACGTTCGATTTCATTCTTGCGAGGACACTCATCATGCGGTCCATTCGATCCGCGACAAAATTCTCGTTGGATCGAAAAGGGCAGGCGGAGATCGGCATGAAGACGTCGTTCTCGTCCGGATATCGCGGAAGGGGAGGCAGAACGCCGACGACCCGATGCACTCGGTCGTTCATCTCGAACAGGCGCCCGACCACCTCGGGGTCCGATGCGTGCCGCTCGCGCCAGTAATCGTGAGTGAGCAGCAGGACTGGCTCGGCGCCGGGAGATTCGTCGGCGGGAACGAAGCCGCGCCCGAGCAAGGGAGTCACCGAGAGGACCTCGAAGTAGCTCGCCGACACGACCCCGGTCTGTACGCGCTCGGGCTCGCCCGCTCCCAGGAGGATGAACGGCATCGTATGGTACTCGGCGATGGACGCGAGCGTGTTGGACTTTTCCCGGAGCTCGTCGATCTCACGAACGGAGAACGGTAGCGAATCGAGCTTCAGACCGGGGGCTCGCCGGTCGAGCGCGACCAGCCGGCCCCCAGCGCCATAGGGGAGCGGCTTGACGATGATCCCGTAGACCACGCTGAAGATGGCTGTGTTCGCGCCGATTCCGAGCCCGAGCGTCAGAACCACCGCTCCGGCAAAGCCCGGGCTTTGTAGGAGAGCACGCGCTCCGTAGCGGAGGTCCTGCCAGAGCGCGTCGAGGCGATCGTAGCCGCGCAAGGACCTGACCTCGTCTTTGACTCGAACCACTCCACCGAACGAGCGAACGGCGCAGGCCCGCGCCTCCTCGAAGCGCATTCCGAGCTTCAGGTTCTTCTCCGTTTCCATCTCGAGATGGAAACGGAGCTCGTCGTCGAGATCGCTTTCGAAACGCCCACGCTCGAGAAGCGAAGAGACGCGGGCGACGGCGAGGCGCAGCCTGCGGAGCACCGGGTCAGCTCGTTTGCAGGATGCGGGTGATGGCGTCGGAAAGCCGCTCCCAGTTCTGTCGTTCCTCTTTGAGCTGGCGGCGGCCGGCTGCGGTCAGCTTGTAGAACTTCGCACGGCGGTTGTTGTCCGAAGCGCCCCACTCCGACGTGATCCACCCCGCGAGCTCGAGACGATGGAGCGCGGGATAGAGGGAGCCCTGGTACACCTGCAAGACGTCACGGGATATCTGTTGAATCCTCTGGGAGATTCCCCACCCGTGCTGGGGCTCGAGTGAGAGGGTTTTGAGGATCAGCATGTCGAGCGTTCCCTGGAGCAGATCGGTTCTCTCGTTAGGCATGAATCGTTGACTCCTGGACGAGAACGTCCATTGTCCTTCTATGGTGTAGTCCGCTTTCTTGTCGAATGTCAAGGAGGCTCTGCGTTCTTGCTTTTTTGGGGAGCGCTTCCCGACTCATCAAGCACCCCGGCTACCCTGTGGAGCTTCGTCTCGATCGGCGCTAAGATGTCGTCCGGACGAAAGGACAATTTCAGGCAATGGCAACGACGTACGGCACCAATCAATTCCGATCCGGGCTCAAGATTACGCTGGACGGCGACCCCTGCGTGATCATCGAATCGGAGTTCGTGAAGCCCGGCAAGGGGCAGGCCTTCACTCGGGTAAGGTACCGGAACTTCAAGACTGGGCGGGTTCTCGAGAGGACTTTCAAGTCGGGCGAGACCGTCGAAGGCGCCGACGTCGTCGAGACGAGCATGCAGTACCTCTACAACGACGGCGAGCACTGGCACTTCATGGACCCGAGTACCTATGAGCAGTATCAAGCGGACTCGTCATCGGTGGGCGATGCGGCGAAGTGGCTGAAGGAAGAGGCCGAGTGCGCGGTTACGCTCCATAACAACAGCATCATCCAGGTGACTCCTCCGATGTTCGTGGAGCTCGAAGTCGTGGAGACCGAGCCGGGGATTCGGGGCGACACCGCCGGCACCGGCGCGAAATCGGCGACGCTCGAAACCGGTGCCGTGGTTCGGGTTCCTCTCTTCATCGACGTCGGCGAGAAGCTCAAGCTCGACACGCGCACCGGGGCGTACGTGGGCCGTGCCAAGGAGTGAGCGACTGGAAGCCCGAGGCTTGCCTGGCCGCTCTCCGACTGCGAGCGCGCCTTTTGGCTCGGATTCGCGATTTCTTCGCTGACCGAGGCATCCTGGAGGTCGAAACCCCGCTTCTCGGGCGTATCACGACGCTCGAGCCGCACGTCGAGAGTCTGCGGGTTCCGATCGAGGGCGAGACGCTCTACCTCCAGACCTCTCCGGAGCACGCGATGAAGCGTCTCGTCGCCGCGGGCTCGGGGCCCATCTATCAAATCGGCAAGGCCTTTCGAAGCGGCGAGTCCGGGGCGCGGCACCATCGAGAGTTCACCCTGGTCGAATGGTACCGGCCGGGTCTCGACACCTCCAGTCTCATGGACGAGGTCTCCGGTTTTGTCGAGCACGTGCTGGGATGCCGGCCCGCCGAGCGTGAGTCCTATGCGGCGATCTTCGCGCGGCATCTGGGCGTCGATCCCCATAGTGCTTCGCCGGCGGTTCTCGAGAGAACCTATTGGGATCTCGGTCTTCCCTCCATTGACGCGTCGGGGCTCGATCGAGCTGACTGGCTCGACCTCTTGATGGCCGAAGCCATTGAGCCCAAGATTGGCGGCGAGGTCCCCTTACTCATCTTCGACTACCCCGTCGAGCTCGCGGCAAACGCGCGCGTCCGCGGCGGCAGGCAGCCGGTTGCCGACCGCTTCGAGCTGTATTTCCGCGGTCTGGAGCTCGCGAACGGTTACGGGGAGCTGACCGACGCCATCGAGCAACGGCATCGTTTCGTCGCCAACCGGAGGCGTCGAGAGGAGCTCGGCCGTCACCTGCCCCCGATCGACGACCTCCTTCTCCAGGCAATGGAGGCGGGTTTTCCCGAATGCTCCGGCGTCGCGCTCGGCTTCGACCGCCTGGTCATGATCGCCGCGAGCGCCAGAACCATCGCTGACGTCCTCAGTTTTAGAGAGGTGTGAAGGTGAACAGGTTGCTTCTGCTAGGTGCTTCGCTCGTCTGTCTGGTTCTGGGGTGCTCGCCCGGGCCTGATTCCGTCGTCTTTCTCGTCAGACATGCGGAAAAAGTGGACGACAGCCGGGATCCCGATCTGACCGAGGAGGGGCGCGCCCGGGCTCGCATGCTCGCGGCGCTGTTGCAAGACGCTGGAATCGAGGCCGTTTACAGCACCGACTTCATCCGCACCCGCGAGACCGCCCGTCCGGTGGCGGAGGAGATGGAAGCGGAAATCGAGATTTACGACGATCTCGACGAGCTGGTCGCG
This genomic interval from Vicinamibacteria bacterium contains the following:
- a CDS encoding class I SAM-dependent methyltransferase → MIDELLRRSIKRREKLLARLGDATDCYRLMHGIAEGHPGLAIDRYGPILLLQTWREGLGSHEIESLRRVAERALSVPLVPVWNHRNKSRREPFSAYHSPEVPVEPTACELGLRYDVRPRHRGLDPLLFLDGRAARRLLLREAHGKTVLNLFAYTCALGLVAASAGATETWNVDFSRSALRVGERNAILNRLGESSMRVINEDVFPIVRQLAGMPVRARRGRPRDFVRVEPRVFDIVVLDPPRWSKGRFGAVDVVRDYPGLFKPAVLATRPGGRVLATNHAPGVDLSDWRRVVLRTAEKCGRPVRDLEIIEPEEDFPSFDGAPPLKMAWIEV
- a CDS encoding ABC transporter permease, translating into MLRRLRLAVARVSSLLERGRFESDLDDELRFHLEMETEKNLKLGMRFEEARACAVRSFGGVVRVKDEVRSLRGYDRLDALWQDLRYGARALLQSPGFAGAVVLTLGLGIGANTAIFSVVYGIIVKPLPYGAGGRLVALDRRAPGLKLDSLPFSVREIDELREKSNTLASIAEYHTMPFILLGAGEPERVQTGVVSASYFEVLSVTPLLGRGFVPADESPGAEPVLLLTHDYWRERHASDPEVVGRLFEMNDRVHRVVGVLPPLPRYPDENDVFMPISACPFRSNENFVADRMDRMMSVLARMKSNVTLAEVRRDLAAIAAEQRRANPLAYPDSRGHAIEARLLKDELTLRARPTFLLLLATAGFVLLIACANVANIHLSRLLRRKAELDLRSAIGASRGRIVCQLLAESTMLSLAGGALGVVLAWLGLDLLVGFASRLSPRASEIGLDGNVLSFALALSFATGAASGVLPALAIRPPRQDRSSTTVHRARTLRAILVVAELALSLTLLVGAGLMLRSLASLERVDAGYRPQRVLGMLLDLDWSRYDRDRIRDFHRSLLDRVSEHAGVVSVAVGRTVPLDSTGEPATTLVNVEGCRHDRGGVEPMVDVHSVSEGYFETIGAPLVLGRGFSRDDDNTAPLVAILNLTAARRLWPGEDPLGRRVSGPDGLWHTVVGVVGDIRHYDLDTDPSSSVYVPIAQAPLRVANLVVRAKTDPRPLVEELKGIVHSLDPGQAVSHIQTLEEARHQDLTPPKLMSSLLALFAALALLIAAFGLSGTLMLEVSARTHELGVRLALGASPLRIQVMVLREGIVLAVAGLSLGLGSSLISMRRLQEFLFEVEPHDPLTLATVSILMLGVAAIASSWAARRATAIDPLTALRAD
- a CDS encoding PadR family transcriptional regulator, with translation MPNERTDLLQGTLDMLILKTLSLEPQHGWGISQRIQQISRDVLQVYQGSLYPALHRLELAGWITSEWGASDNNRRAKFYKLTAAGRRQLKEERQNWERLSDAITRILQTS
- the efp gene encoding elongation factor P; translation: MATTYGTNQFRSGLKITLDGDPCVIIESEFVKPGKGQAFTRVRYRNFKTGRVLERTFKSGETVEGADVVETSMQYLYNDGEHWHFMDPSTYEQYQADSSSVGDAAKWLKEEAECAVTLHNNSIIQVTPPMFVELEVVETEPGIRGDTAGTGAKSATLETGAVVRVPLFIDVGEKLKLDTRTGAYVGRAKE
- the epmA gene encoding EF-P lysine aminoacylase EpmA, translating into MSDWKPEACLAALRLRARLLARIRDFFADRGILEVETPLLGRITTLEPHVESLRVPIEGETLYLQTSPEHAMKRLVAAGSGPIYQIGKAFRSGESGARHHREFTLVEWYRPGLDTSSLMDEVSGFVEHVLGCRPAERESYAAIFARHLGVDPHSASPAVLERTYWDLGLPSIDASGLDRADWLDLLMAEAIEPKIGGEVPLLIFDYPVELAANARVRGGRQPVADRFELYFRGLELANGYGELTDAIEQRHRFVANRRRREELGRHLPPIDDLLLQAMEAGFPECSGVALGFDRLVMIAASARTIADVLSFREV
- a CDS encoding phosphoglycerate mutase family protein gives rise to the protein MNRLLLLGASLVCLVLGCSPGPDSVVFLVRHAEKVDDSRDPDLTEEGRARARMLAALLQDAGIEAVYSTDFIRTRETARPVAEEMEAEIEIYDDLDELVARLEATPRTALIVGHSNTTPQVVALLGGEPGPPISDDEYDRLYLIVLSEGKASATTVLRLPDPSP